The following proteins are encoded in a genomic region of Sparus aurata chromosome 23, fSpaAur1.1, whole genome shotgun sequence:
- the atp5mf gene encoding ATP synthase F(0) complex subunit f, mitochondrial: protein MADRPVAIVEKRLMDVKLGELGTWLGGRDFTPNGIIASVRRGHDRYYNKYINVKKGGIGGVAMLLAGYVALSYLWEYDHLKHDRWRKYH from the exons TTGCCATTGTTGAGAAGCGTCTGATGGACGTGAAACTGGGTGAGCTTGGAACCTGGCTTGGAGGTCGAGACTTCACTCCCAATGGCATCATTGCATCTGTTCGCAGAG gCCACGACAGATACTACAACAAGTACATTAACGTGAAGAAAGGAGGCATCGGTGGTGTAGCTATGCTGCTGGCTGGCTACGTGGCACTCAGCTACCTTTGGGAATACGACCACCTCA aacacGATCGCTGGAGGAAGTACCACTGA